A section of the Arcobacter roscoffensis genome encodes:
- a CDS encoding LysE family translocator yields the protein MIELTELYMFIIASFLLCLAPGPDNIYVLTQGMTKSKKAAIVTTLGLATGLIIHTSAAAFGISVIFQTSELAFDIVKFVGAAYLLYIAYQAFKHRNEKLDLSAQNSTKELKKLYFKGFIMNILNPKVSIFFLAFLPQFVNTQAGNVPMQMIILGAVFMALTIIVFSSIGIAGNLLSKRLLEKPNIVKYMNILTSFVLVGLGIKLALSQR from the coding sequence ATGATTGAACTAACAGAGCTTTATATGTTTATAATCGCTTCATTTTTATTATGTTTAGCCCCCGGTCCTGATAATATATATGTTTTAACACAAGGGATGACAAAAAGTAAAAAAGCTGCAATAGTTACTACTTTAGGTTTAGCAACAGGTCTTATTATCCATACATCAGCAGCTGCTTTTGGTATTTCTGTGATTTTTCAAACTTCAGAGCTTGCTTTTGATATTGTTAAGTTTGTTGGGGCTGCTTATTTACTTTATATAGCTTATCAAGCTTTTAAACATAGAAATGAAAAACTTGATTTGAGTGCTCAAAACTCTACAAAAGAGCTTAAAAAGCTTTACTTCAAAGGCTTTATTATGAATATTTTAAATCCAAAAGTATCTATTTTCTTTTTGGCTTTTCTTCCTCAGTTTGTAAATACACAAGCTGGAAATGTACCAATGCAGATGATTATTTTAGGAGCTGTTTTTATGGCATTAACTATTATAGTTTTTTCAAGTATTGGAATAGCTGGAAATTTACTAAGCAAGAGACTTTTAGAAAAACCTAATATTGTAAAGTATATGAATATTTTAACTTCTTTTGTTTTAGTGGGACTTGGAATAAAACTTGCATTATCACAAAGGTAG
- a CDS encoding c-type cytochrome → MKILIIAFLLVSSVFSLSLKEEIEKCTTLEQNENRLVCFDKIAKKIKPSQEFITKGYIMVTECKNCHGKNWEISTDGEMLVKDMSEEEIYNSLIAYKNKEKKFLAMNFQMSKYTKEEIKFMSEYISYEIMTSK, encoded by the coding sequence ATGAAAATCTTAATAATAGCTTTTCTTTTAGTAAGTTCAGTTTTTTCTCTTAGTTTAAAAGAAGAGATTGAAAAGTGTACAACTTTAGAACAAAATGAAAATAGACTTGTGTGTTTTGATAAAATAGCCAAAAAAATAAAGCCAAGCCAAGAGTTTATCACCAAAGGTTATATCATGGTTACTGAGTGTAAAAACTGCCATGGTAAGAACTGGGAGATTTCAACTGATGGGGAAATGTTAGTTAAGGATATGAGTGAAGAAGAGATTTATAACTCACTAATTGCTTATAAAAATAAAGAAAAAAAATTTCTTGCTATGAACTTTCAAATGAGCAAATACACAAAAGAAGAAATCAAATTCATGTCTGAATATATAAGTTATGAAATAATGACTTCTAAGTAA